GAGATTGAAGGTCGTGGTCAAAGGTAAACGTTTGAGTAGAGGGATTCAAGGGTATATCAACAAAGAAGCCGCCTCGCGGCGGCTCTTCGTGCGTGAAAGTGTTTTAATTTCACGCCATCAGCTTGTCGAGCGTGATGGGCAGATCACGGACTCGTTTGCCGGTGGCGTTGTAGATGGCGTTTGAGATTGCGGCGGCGACGCCGGTGATGCCGATCTCGCCGATGCCTCTGCAGCCGAGCTGGTTGAACTTGTAGTCGGGAATGTTGAGGCAGGTGACGTCGATCTCATGCACGTCGGCGTTGACGGGAACGTGGTACTCGGCGAAGTTCTCGTTGATGGTGCGGCCATAGCGATGGTCGATGTGCGCCTCTTCGTGCAGCGCCATGCCGATGCCCCAGACGATACCGCCGGAGAGTTGGTTGGTGCCGGTCTTCTTGTTGAGCAGCGTGCCGATGTCGTAGGTGGCGACAGCGCGGCGCACCAGCGGCATGTGCGTGTGCGCGTTGACAGCGACCTCGACGAAGACCGCTCCCCATGAGTGCGAGGTGAAGGTGTCGCGGTCGGGCGCGAGCTGCGAGGTAGCTGTTGCTTCGATAGCCTCGCCGCCGTTGCGGGCGATCAGAGCGGTGATGCTCTCCGGGTCCGCGCCTGCTTTGGCCATCGTTGATTTGAGATAGAGCTGACCATCGCGTGTGTCGAGATCGTCTGCGTTTGCGCCGTGGAAGGGCGAGTGCGGGTCAGCGACGGCAACTTGTGCGAGTTTGACCTTGGCTGCGACCGCCGCTTCGTAGACCGCGGGGCAGACGGAGGCGGCGGTGGTTGATCCGCCGGAGCCGCCGGAGCGGGGCAGGGTGGTGTCGCCGAGCTTCACGTCGACGAGCGATGGGTCCATGTTGAGCGCCTGCGCGACGGACTGCGCGAGGATGGTGTAGGTTCCGGTGCCGAGGTCCTGCGTGCCGATGCCGACGTAGACGCGTCCGTTGGGTTGGATGCGGACGATGGCGGACGATGGCGAACGGCCCGCGCCGTAGTTGGCCGTGGCCATGCCGTAGCCGATGAGCAGGTCGCCTTCGCGCATCTGGCCGGGCTTGGCGTTGCGCTTGGACCAGCCGAAGCGGTCGGCTGCTTGCGAATAGGCTTCGCGGAGATGCTTGCTCGACCACGGCTTGCCGTTCTCGGGGTTCTTTTCGGCGTAGTTGATGAGGCGCAGTTGCACGGGGTCCATGTTGAGTTTTTCGGCGAGTTCGTCGAGCGCGACTTCGAGACCAAAGCTGCCAGTGGACTCGCCCGGTGCGCGCATCCAGGTGCCCATGCCGAGGTTCAGCGGGACGACCTTGTGTTCGGTGAAGAGCGATTCGCTGTCGTACATGAGCGAGGTCTGGCCGGCTGCGCCCTCGACCCAGTCCTGAATGAGCGAGGTGTAGCAGGTGGACTCGTGGTGCTGGAGCAGCAGCTTTCCGTCGGACGCGGCGGCGAGCTTGATGTGTTGGTACGTGTTGGGGCGCGAGCCGACGGGGCCGAACATCTGTCCGCGGTCGAGCGCGATCTTCACGGGGCGGCCTGCGACCTTTGCCGCCATGCAGGCCAGTACGGTGTGCGACCAGGTGTAGCCTTTGCAGCCGAAGCCTCCGCCGACGTAGGGATTGATGACGTGGACGTTGGCTTGCGGGATGCCGAAGGTGCGGGCCAGCGTGCCCTGCGTCCCCGAGATGCCTTGCGTGGCGTCGTAGACTTCGAGCTTGTCGCCATCCCATGAAGCGATGGTGGCGTGCGGCTCCATGGGGTTGTGGTTCTCGATGGGCGTCGAGTAGATGTTGTCGATGACGACGGCGGCCTTGGCGAGCGAAGCATCAGGGTCGCCACGGCGGGTTTCTCTTCCGCGGCCCGGCGGGCGGGCGTCGGCGAGGTGGGCGTGGAAGCCGAGCTTGGCGGGCTGCTCTTTGTAGGTGATGCGCAGCAGCTTCGCGGCCTGGCGGGCTTCGGGCAGGGAACGCGCGACGATGACGGCGATGGGCTGGCCGCTGAAATAGACAGTCGTGTCCTGCAGGATGTTGACGTTGCCCGAGACGGTGACGCGCGGCGCGTTGAAGGGCGTGAGGACGTTGTGGACGCCGGATGCGCGTTCGGCGGCTGAGGTGTCGATGGACGCGACTTCGCCTGCGGGGATGGTTGCGGTGACGATGTGGCCGTAGGCGACTCCCTTGACGGGGAACTCGGCTGCGTACTTCGCGCGGCCCGTGACTTTGGCGACGCCGTCGTAGCGGTGGCCCAGCTCGCGCGTGTCGGGTGGAACGTTGGTCTGTACCTCTTGGGCGATCATGCCTGTGCTCCTTGTCTCTGCTGTGCGAGGGTGAGGGAGTAGACGATGCTTTGCTTCGCCAGCTCAATCTTGAAGGCGTTGTCCTTCTGGGGCTTCGCTCCGGTGAGTGCGAGCTCGGCTGCTTTGCGGAAGGCTTCGCGGCCGGCGGTCGCGCCCTTGAGCGAGTCTTCGGCTTCGGGCGAGCGCCAGGGCTTGGCAGCGACGCCGCCGAGCGCGAGGCGGGCGGACTTGATCGTGTTGCCGTCGAGTTCGAGCGCGGAGGCGACCGAGACCAGCGCGAAGGCGTAGCTCTGGCGGTCGCGGACCTTCAGGTAGTGGTAGTTGCGTGAGTAGCGCGGCGCGGGCAGATCGACTGCGGTGATGAGTTCGCCGGGCTTGAGCGTGGTCTCGATCTGCGGCGTGTCGCCGGGCAGCAGGTGGAAGTCGGCGATGGCGATCTCGCGCTTGCCGTTCTCGCCTTCGACGTGGATGGTGGCTTCGAGGGCGGCGAGAGCCACGCTCATGTCGGAGGGGTTTGTCGCAATGCACGAGCTGCTTGCGCCGAGGATGGCGTGGATGCGGTTCATGCCTTCGATGGCCGCGCAGCCCGAGCCGGGATTGCGCTTGTTGCAGGCAGGGAAGGCCGTGTCCATGAAGTAGTAGCAGCGGGTGCGCTGCATCAGATTTCCGGCCGTGGTGGCCATATTCCGCAACTGGGGCGAGGCGCCGTTGAGCAGCGCCTCGGAGAGCAGCGGGTAATGCGTGCGGATGAGCTCGTGGTTGGCGAGGTCGCTGTTGCGCACGCTGGCGCCGATGCGGACGCCGCCGTTGGGCAGGCGCGTGACCTGGTCGAGGTGGAGGTGGTTGACGTCGATGAGCTTCGACGGGTGCTCGACGTCGTAACGCATCAGGTCGACGAGGTTGGTGCCTCCGCCAATGAATTTTGCTCCCAGAGATACGCCATGGATGGCGGCGTCGGACGAGGTGGCGCGTTCGTAGCTGAAGGGATTCATGCGCGGCCTCCGTTGTACGCCGCGCGGACAGCGGCGACGATGTTGGGATAGGCGGCGCAGCGGCAGATGTTGCCGCTCATGCGCTCGCGGATCTCGTTGTCGGTGAGTTCGGGTGTACTGGTTTGGCCAGTCGCGAAGGAGACCGTGCTGAGGTCGTGCCGCTTGTGCTCTTCGAGCAGCGCTGTGGCAGAGCAGATTTGCCCTGGCGTGCAGTAGCCGCACTGGAAGGCGTCGTGATCGAGAAAGCCCTGCTGCACGGGGCTGAGTGTGTCGCCGTTTGCGAGGCCTTCGACCGTGGTGATCTCCGCGCCTTCGGCAACAACCGCGAGCGTAAGGCAGGCGTTGACGCGGTGGCCATCGACGAGTACCGTGCAGGCTCCGCATTGGCCGTGGTCGCAGCCTTTCTTGCTACCGGTCAGGTCGAGGTACTCGCGGAGCGCGTCGAGCAAAGAGGTGCGGGTGTCGAGCGCAGTCAAAGCATGCGATTTGCCGTTGATCTTCAAGGTGAGATCGACCGTGTGGGGCGCAGTTGAGACGGCTGCCTGGGCGTCTTCCGCCTCAGCAAAATGTGGAAGGCCGGTGGCCGTGACAGCTCCTAAAATGCCTGCTGCTTTGACGAAGGTCCGGCGGGAAAATTCGCCTTCTGGATGAGGTGTCGTTTGATCGGAGGAGGGAGAAAGAGGCTCTTCAAGCTCGGTGCAGAGAGGGGAACTCATTGCAGGTCCTCGTGCGTTGCTTTGGTTGGGGTTCAAACAAATGTCTGTGAACGAAGCTGCCTATCGAAATAGACGGGTGAGCCGCTCCAAAAGATGCCATTGCCGAACTGGAGATGCGTGGCGATCTGATCTGCAAATTCGGGCAATGAAGCGTTTTTGGTTTGACCAGAAGTGTAGGAGAAAGTTCGGATTGTGTCTACCGGTGAGCTGCCATGCGACGATTCATGGTTCAGGTTCTCCGAGCACATCGCGGACTGCCTGATTACTTTCAGCCATCAAGCGGAGTCTAGTTGAGCAGGCACGTGAAGCTGTATGCAGCATGCATGTGGAGAGAGGGTACTTCCGGAGGTACGCATTTCTGCGCAGATATGGCGCAAGTTGCGCATCTGGAGGGTCCCAAAAGGCATGAAAACCTTGATTTTCACGGTTAAATGCCTTAGAATGTAACAAGATGTATCTCTCCCAGCCATCCTCTCCCCGATGAGTTGTTGGGGACGCTGTATGGAAGTAAATCCTGAAGAAAAGGTACTGAATTCAATATGGCAAAGCGCCGTGGAAATCCAAACTGGGGCAAGCCCGAGCCGATTGGCCCGGTTGTCCCGACGGTCACTTCGTTTGAACAGGTCGTGAAGGAGTATAAATTAACGCCTGACCAGTATGTCCGCTCAACGCGACTGCGCGAGTGGGCACGGCGGAATAAGAACTCCAAGTACATTCCGGAAGCCTTGCTTGAGGCCTGGGGTTTCGAGATCGAATCGACGTTGTAGTTGCAGTTGTAGTAGAAGCAAACCAGAAATAGAGAAACGCCGCCTCGGGCCAATAGAGGCGGCGTTCTTTTATTGCATCGCCCGTATGATGGAGATGCATCGAAACAGATGCATTGGTGAGGAGAGCCTGCATGTTTGCCTCGGTGAAAGAAGCCGTCGATGAGATTCGCGCCGGCCGGATGGTGGTCGTCGTCGATGACGAAGACCGCGAGAATGAAGGCGACCTGACGCTCGCCGCGGAGTTTGTGACACCCGAAGCCATCAACTTCATGGCGAAGTTTGGCAGGGGACTGATCTGCCTGACGTTGACCGAGGAGCGCGCCGACTATCTGCGGCTGGGGCCGATGACGCGCGAGAACACCTCGCGCTTCGGCACCGCGTTTACCGAGAGTATTGAAGCGCGCGAGGGCGTGTCGACGGGCATCTCCGCCGCAGACCGCGCGCACACGATCAAGGTGGCGATCGCTTCCATGTCCACGTCGCGCGATCTGGCGCGGCCGGGACATGTCTTTCCGCTGCGTGCGCGCAAGGGCGGTGTACTGGTTCGCGCTGGGCAGACGGAGGCTTCGGTCGATCTGGCGCGCATGGCTGGGCTTGTTCCTGCCGGCGTTATCTGCGAGATCATGAATGAAGACGGGACGATGGCGCGCGTTCCCGATCTGGTGACGTTCTGCGAGCAGCATGGGCTGAAGATGGTGACGGTGGCTGAGCTGATCCGCTACCGGCTGCAGAATGAGCGGTACATCCATCGCGTGGCTGAGTCGGTGATGCCGACGGCACATGGCGAGTTCCGCATGATCGCGTATGAGAGCGAGGTCGAGGGCGACGAGTCGCATATTGCGCTGGTGCTGGGCGATGTGAGCGGCAACGAACCGGTGACCGTGCGGGTGCATACGCACTGCCTGGCCGGTGACGTGTTTTCGACCACACTCTGCGACTGCCGCTCCATCGTGGAGAACTCGCTGAGGATGATTGCCGAGGCGGGCCGAGGCGCGCTGGTGTATCTGCACAACGGCACGAAGGGCTTTGGCCTGGACAAGACGGTCACTCCGGCGCGTGTGGTGTTTCACCGCGAGCAGCGGGCGCGGGAGGGCCACGACGAGCGCGCGCATCGTACGCTGCGTCAGGTCGGGCTGGGCGGGCAGATTCTCTCCGACCTGGGCATCCACAAGATTCGTCTGCTTTCCAATACGCCAACGCATGTGCCTGCGCTGCATGGCTTTGGCATCGAAATCGTCGAGCAGGTGCCGGTCACGATGCAGCCAGCAGTCAAGGGATAAGCAAGTCCGCCGATAGGAAGTAGGACGGAGGATTTTGCTCCATGCCTACAACTGCACCTCATCAGAATCATCCCGGCCCTGCGCTGGTACCGCTTGTTCGGCGGCCTCCTGCGGGATTTCCGCTCGATGGCGGCCGAGTCAATCTCACCGTCCGGCGCATCACCAAAAACCATCATGGCCGCACGCTTCAGATGCTGGGCCACGCGGCGGAGTATCTGGCATACAACCGCGGATTTTCCGAGAGGCGCGCCAGCGCCGCAGACGACGAGGCGATCAGCATCCTTCGGCGATTGAGCAGCGCGGTCTTTCTGGAGTACGCCGAGGGCGCCCGCGTGCGCCGGCCACTCGAAGATTTTGTGATGGGATGCGCGAGCTGGCTGCTGGAGTAGCCGCTTCGCCAGAAGCACCTGTTAAGCTGAAAGAGTATGGCGCTTACAGTGGTTTTGAATGGTCAGCCGCGCAGCTTTGAAGCTCTCTCCGGGTCCGCGCGGGTTGAAGAACTGGTCCAGGAGCTCGGCTTGAAGGGCGACCGCGTTGCCGTGGAGTTGAACGGCGAGATCGTGCCGCGTGCCGGATGGGCCGATGCGGAGTTGCACGCAGGCGACCGTGTTGAGGTGGTTCATTTTGTCGGCGGCGGCACGTTTGCAGCAGGCACTTCAGAGACGAGCTGCAGCAGCAGCGCCTCCCAGCGGTTGCCATAATCGTTCCATCCTCCAAGTGTGCGAACGCGATCGAGCGCAGCGTGGCTCATGCGCTGCTGCAGCATGGGGTCGTCAGCGAGTAGCTGCATTCTCTCTGCCAGCGCATCCGAGTCGCGGATAGGAACGATGAAGCCTTCGACGCCGTCGGTGAAGAGATCTTCGCCGCCTGTGTTCGTCGTACAGATAA
This is a stretch of genomic DNA from Edaphobacter acidisoli. It encodes these proteins:
- a CDS encoding xanthine dehydrogenase family protein molybdopterin-binding subunit; translation: MIAQEVQTNVPPDTRELGHRYDGVAKVTGRAKYAAEFPVKGVAYGHIVTATIPAGEVASIDTSAAERASGVHNVLTPFNAPRVTVSGNVNILQDTTVYFSGQPIAVIVARSLPEARQAAKLLRITYKEQPAKLGFHAHLADARPPGRGRETRRGDPDASLAKAAVVIDNIYSTPIENHNPMEPHATIASWDGDKLEVYDATQGISGTQGTLARTFGIPQANVHVINPYVGGGFGCKGYTWSHTVLACMAAKVAGRPVKIALDRGQMFGPVGSRPNTYQHIKLAAASDGKLLLQHHESTCYTSLIQDWVEGAAGQTSLMYDSESLFTEHKVVPLNLGMGTWMRAPGESTGSFGLEVALDELAEKLNMDPVQLRLINYAEKNPENGKPWSSKHLREAYSQAADRFGWSKRNAKPGQMREGDLLIGYGMATANYGAGRSPSSAIVRIQPNGRVYVGIGTQDLGTGTYTILAQSVAQALNMDPSLVDVKLGDTTLPRSGGSGGSTTAASVCPAVYEAAVAAKVKLAQVAVADPHSPFHGANADDLDTRDGQLYLKSTMAKAGADPESITALIARNGGEAIEATATSQLAPDRDTFTSHSWGAVFVEVAVNAHTHMPLVRRAVATYDIGTLLNKKTGTNQLSGGIVWGIGMALHEEAHIDHRYGRTINENFAEYHVPVNADVHEIDVTCLNIPDYKFNQLGCRGIGEIGITGVAAAISNAIYNATGKRVRDLPITLDKLMA
- a CDS encoding FAD binding domain-containing protein, with the translated sequence MNPFSYERATSSDAAIHGVSLGAKFIGGGTNLVDLMRYDVEHPSKLIDVNHLHLDQVTRLPNGGVRIGASVRNSDLANHELIRTHYPLLSEALLNGASPQLRNMATTAGNLMQRTRCYYFMDTAFPACNKRNPGSGCAAIEGMNRIHAILGASSSCIATNPSDMSVALAALEATIHVEGENGKREIAIADFHLLPGDTPQIETTLKPGELITAVDLPAPRYSRNYHYLKVRDRQSYAFALVSVASALELDGNTIKSARLALGGVAAKPWRSPEAEDSLKGATAGREAFRKAAELALTGAKPQKDNAFKIELAKQSIVYSLTLAQQRQGAQA
- a CDS encoding 2Fe-2S iron-sulfur cluster-binding protein — encoded protein: MSSPLCTELEEPLSPSSDQTTPHPEGEFSRRTFVKAAGILGAVTATGLPHFAEAEDAQAAVSTAPHTVDLTLKINGKSHALTALDTRTSLLDALREYLDLTGSKKGCDHGQCGACTVLVDGHRVNACLTLAVVAEGAEITTVEGLANGDTLSPVQQGFLDHDAFQCGYCTPGQICSATALLEEHKRHDLSTVSFATGQTSTPELTDNEIRERMSGNICRCAAYPNIVAAVRAAYNGGRA
- the ribB gene encoding 3,4-dihydroxy-2-butanone-4-phosphate synthase; translation: MFASVKEAVDEIRAGRMVVVVDDEDRENEGDLTLAAEFVTPEAINFMAKFGRGLICLTLTEERADYLRLGPMTRENTSRFGTAFTESIEAREGVSTGISAADRAHTIKVAIASMSTSRDLARPGHVFPLRARKGGVLVRAGQTEASVDLARMAGLVPAGVICEIMNEDGTMARVPDLVTFCEQHGLKMVTVAELIRYRLQNERYIHRVAESVMPTAHGEFRMIAYESEVEGDESHIALVLGDVSGNEPVTVRVHTHCLAGDVFSTTLCDCRSIVENSLRMIAEAGRGALVYLHNGTKGFGLDKTVTPARVVFHREQRAREGHDERAHRTLRQVGLGGQILSDLGIHKIRLLSNTPTHVPALHGFGIEIVEQVPVTMQPAVKG
- the thiS gene encoding sulfur carrier protein ThiS, which translates into the protein MALTVVLNGQPRSFEALSGSARVEELVQELGLKGDRVAVELNGEIVPRAGWADAELHAGDRVEVVHFVGGGTFAAGTSETSCSSSASQRLP